The Vigna angularis cultivar LongXiaoDou No.4 chromosome 6, ASM1680809v1, whole genome shotgun sequence genome contains the following window.
taccCGACTGGCTCTTCATATTCCATTACTGAGAATTTGATATGAAAGTGATAAACAGCCAAGGTAAAGAATGACATAAAGCTGGAGAGAAAGAAACTAACCTCATTTGATACATCAAAAACTCCATCCTGAATCTTCTTGTATATGGTTGCAGCTGTTTTTATGAATGCCTGCAGAAGAATGGGCTATATATTAAAACTTCTATTTAGATGATTATTTTTCAAGatatttctattttgttttggatACACGTCCCCATTTTAcgttaaatttgaaaaaaaaaaaaagacacgaGCAAACTCTCCGTAGCTTCTTCAGCTGTATGGAAGTGGATCCATTATTAGTGAACGTGTTACCAAACATGCAGTTAACATATAAGCTTAGATATGTTGAAAATCAGACTTTTCTATTGGGAGTGGGGCGGGAAGGACAGATGATGAAAATGCAAAATGTTGTATGATGTGATTTTTTACCTCTTCAACATTCTGAGCAGTTTTTGCTGAGGCCTCCATGAATATCAACCCATGCTCCTTTGCAAATTGCTCGCCTTCCTCAGTGCTTACTGCCCGTCTATGAGCAAGATCACACTTGTTACCAATCAGCATAATTGTCATATTTGCATTTGCATGCTGCCTTGCATCTTCCAACCAGCTAGCCAAGTGATTAAATGTCTCTCTCCTATTGGTAAACACAGATCAACATCATTTATTTTCcctatttaagataaaaaaaaaccgCATAATCCTTACATAAAACCACAAAGCATGGATGTACCAAATTGTCACGCATATTTTGTTACCCAATCAAATTGAATAAGCTCAAAACATGTATCTCCTAAGCAGATAACTACCCATAAAATGCTGTTTTCCATCAATATATGGACATTTGTCCATATCTCCATATATCTATGTTTAAAATTCACTTATCTTGTGTTTGATTtatagaaatgaaaagaaatcatTTTGGTTAAAATGATTTACAAATCATATGAGGTGACGGGATGCATAATATACAGTTTCTTTATAAAATCTACAGATTCCTAAAAGAAAGTAATTTCTTTACAAATGaaacaattatttcattttaggATTTCAAACATATattgaaaaagtgaaaattagaGGATACCTGGTTATATCATAAACAAGCAGTGCACCAGCAGCACCTCTATAATACGACCTAGTGATAGATCTGAATGATTCTTGACCAGCCTGCAATATTACAAGGAAACTCAGTAACTTAAGC
Protein-coding sequences here:
- the LOC108342692 gene encoding ras-related protein RABB1c isoform X2; the protein is MSYAYLFKYIIIGDTGVGKSCLLLQFTDKRFQPVHDLTIGVEFGARMITIDNKPIKLQIWDTAGQESFRSITRSYYRGAAGALLVYDITRRETFNHLASWLEDARQHANANMTIMLIGNKCDLAHRRAVSTEEGEQFAKEHGLIFMEASAKTAQNVEEAFIKTAATIYKKIQDGVFDVSNESYGIKVGYGGIPGPSGGRDGPSAAAGGCCS
- the LOC108342692 gene encoding ras-related protein RABB1c isoform X1, whose protein sequence is MSYAYLFKYIIIGDTGVGKSCLLLQFTDKRFQPVHDLTIGVEFGARMITIDNKPIKLQIWDTAGQESFRSITRSYYRGAAGALLVYDITRRETFNHLASWLEDARQHANANMTIMLIGNKCDLAHRRAVSTEEGEQFAKEHGLIFMEASAKTAQNVEEAFIKTAATIYKKIQDGVFDVSNEVSFFLSSFMSFFTLAVYHFHIKFSVMEYEEPVGYLIIVYLVFLQSANAFGGNYLKRKKFFD